From Scleropages formosus chromosome 1, fSclFor1.1, whole genome shotgun sequence, a single genomic window includes:
- the tpd52l1 gene encoding tumor protein D53 isoform X3 → MENKQQGLLETEPLQEVDEDAVSEVDLSNSVSEEEREEIQTELAKLEEEISTLKQVLAAKEKHHAELKQKLGITPLGELRQNFCRSWYDMQSSTAYRKTSETISTAGQKTSAALSNLGTAISRKFGDMSYSIRHSVSMPTMRNSPSFRSFEEKVESTVSSLKQSKVGGANSGGSFEEVLSSTAHASAQETPTNHHPLENSERTC, encoded by the exons GCCTGCTGGAGACGGAGCCGCTGCAGGAGGTGGATGAAGATGCCGTGTCAGAGGTGGACCTGAGCAACAGTGTCagcgaggaggagagagaggagataCAGACAGAGCTGGCCAAG TTAGAGGAAGAGATCTCCACCCTGAAGCAAGTCCTGGCAGCCAAGGAGAAACACCATGCTGAGCTGAAGCAGAAACTGGGCATAACCCCACTCGGCGAGCTCCGGCAGAACTTTTGTAGGAGCTGGTATGACATGCAGTCCTCCACGGC GTACCGGAAGACCTCGGAGACAATAAGCACAGCTGGGCAGAAGACTTCGGCGGCTTTGAGCAACTTGGGAACTGCAATTAGCAGAAAGTTTGGGGATATGAG CTACTCAATCCGGCACTCCGTGAGCATGCCGACCATGAG GAACTCCCCCAGTTTCAGGTCTTTTGAGGAGAAGGTCGAAAGCACAGTTTCCTCTTTAAAG CAGTCCAAGGTGGGAGGGGCCAATAGCGGGGGCAGCTTTGAGGAGGTGCTGTCCTCCACAGCGCACGCCAGCGCCCAGGAAACGCCCACCAACCACCACCCGCTGGAGAACAGCGAACGGACTTGCTAG
- the tpd52l1 gene encoding tumor protein D53 isoform X2 has protein sequence MENKQQGLLETEPLQEVDEDAVSEVDLSNSVSEEEREEIQTELAKLEEEISTLKQVLAAKEKHHAELKQKLGITPLGELRQNFCRSWYDMQSSTAYRKTSETISTAGQKTSAALSNLGTAISRKFGDMRSNSIGYSIRHSVSMPTMRNSPSFRSFEEKVESTVSSLKSKVGGANSGGSFEEVLSSTAHASAQETPTNHHPLENSERTC, from the exons GCCTGCTGGAGACGGAGCCGCTGCAGGAGGTGGATGAAGATGCCGTGTCAGAGGTGGACCTGAGCAACAGTGTCagcgaggaggagagagaggagataCAGACAGAGCTGGCCAAG TTAGAGGAAGAGATCTCCACCCTGAAGCAAGTCCTGGCAGCCAAGGAGAAACACCATGCTGAGCTGAAGCAGAAACTGGGCATAACCCCACTCGGCGAGCTCCGGCAGAACTTTTGTAGGAGCTGGTATGACATGCAGTCCTCCACGGC GTACCGGAAGACCTCGGAGACAATAAGCACAGCTGGGCAGAAGACTTCGGCGGCTTTGAGCAACTTGGGAACTGCAATTAGCAGAAAGTTTGGGGATATGAG ATCAAACTCTATTGG CTACTCAATCCGGCACTCCGTGAGCATGCCGACCATGAG GAACTCCCCCAGTTTCAGGTCTTTTGAGGAGAAGGTCGAAAGCACAGTTTCCTCTTTAAAG TCCAAGGTGGGAGGGGCCAATAGCGGGGGCAGCTTTGAGGAGGTGCTGTCCTCCACAGCGCACGCCAGCGCCCAGGAAACGCCCACCAACCACCACCCGCTGGAGAACAGCGAACGGACTTGCTAG
- the tpd52l1 gene encoding tumor protein D53 isoform X1 produces the protein MENKQQGLLETEPLQEVDEDAVSEVDLSNSVSEEEREEIQTELAKLEEEISTLKQVLAAKEKHHAELKQKLGITPLGELRQNFCRSWYDMQSSTAYRKTSETISTAGQKTSAALSNLGTAISRKFGDMRSNSIGYSIRHSVSMPTMRNSPSFRSFEEKVESTVSSLKQSKVGGANSGGSFEEVLSSTAHASAQETPTNHHPLENSERTC, from the exons GCCTGCTGGAGACGGAGCCGCTGCAGGAGGTGGATGAAGATGCCGTGTCAGAGGTGGACCTGAGCAACAGTGTCagcgaggaggagagagaggagataCAGACAGAGCTGGCCAAG TTAGAGGAAGAGATCTCCACCCTGAAGCAAGTCCTGGCAGCCAAGGAGAAACACCATGCTGAGCTGAAGCAGAAACTGGGCATAACCCCACTCGGCGAGCTCCGGCAGAACTTTTGTAGGAGCTGGTATGACATGCAGTCCTCCACGGC GTACCGGAAGACCTCGGAGACAATAAGCACAGCTGGGCAGAAGACTTCGGCGGCTTTGAGCAACTTGGGAACTGCAATTAGCAGAAAGTTTGGGGATATGAG ATCAAACTCTATTGG CTACTCAATCCGGCACTCCGTGAGCATGCCGACCATGAG GAACTCCCCCAGTTTCAGGTCTTTTGAGGAGAAGGTCGAAAGCACAGTTTCCTCTTTAAAG CAGTCCAAGGTGGGAGGGGCCAATAGCGGGGGCAGCTTTGAGGAGGTGCTGTCCTCCACAGCGCACGCCAGCGCCCAGGAAACGCCCACCAACCACCACCCGCTGGAGAACAGCGAACGGACTTGCTAG
- the tpd52l1 gene encoding tumor protein D53 isoform X4, protein MENKQQGLLETEPLQEVDEDAVSEVDLSNSVSEEEREEIQTELAKLEEEISTLKQVLAAKEKHHAELKQKLGITPLGELRQNFCRSWYDMQSSTAYRKTSETISTAGQKTSAALSNLGTAISRKFGDMSYSIRHSVSMPTMRNSPSFRSFEEKVESTVSSLKSKVGGANSGGSFEEVLSSTAHASAQETPTNHHPLENSERTC, encoded by the exons GCCTGCTGGAGACGGAGCCGCTGCAGGAGGTGGATGAAGATGCCGTGTCAGAGGTGGACCTGAGCAACAGTGTCagcgaggaggagagagaggagataCAGACAGAGCTGGCCAAG TTAGAGGAAGAGATCTCCACCCTGAAGCAAGTCCTGGCAGCCAAGGAGAAACACCATGCTGAGCTGAAGCAGAAACTGGGCATAACCCCACTCGGCGAGCTCCGGCAGAACTTTTGTAGGAGCTGGTATGACATGCAGTCCTCCACGGC GTACCGGAAGACCTCGGAGACAATAAGCACAGCTGGGCAGAAGACTTCGGCGGCTTTGAGCAACTTGGGAACTGCAATTAGCAGAAAGTTTGGGGATATGAG CTACTCAATCCGGCACTCCGTGAGCATGCCGACCATGAG GAACTCCCCCAGTTTCAGGTCTTTTGAGGAGAAGGTCGAAAGCACAGTTTCCTCTTTAAAG TCCAAGGTGGGAGGGGCCAATAGCGGGGGCAGCTTTGAGGAGGTGCTGTCCTCCACAGCGCACGCCAGCGCCCAGGAAACGCCCACCAACCACCACCCGCTGGAGAACAGCGAACGGACTTGCTAG
- the tpd52l1 gene encoding tumor protein D53 isoform X6: MENKQQGLLETEPLQEVDEDAVSEVDLSNSVSEEEREEIQTELAKLEEEISTLKQVLAAKEKHHAELKQKLGITPLGELRQNFCRSWYDMQSSTAYRKTSETISTAGQKTSAALSNLGTAISRKFGDMRNSPSFRSFEEKVESTVSSLKSKVGGANSGGSFEEVLSSTAHASAQETPTNHHPLENSERTC, encoded by the exons GCCTGCTGGAGACGGAGCCGCTGCAGGAGGTGGATGAAGATGCCGTGTCAGAGGTGGACCTGAGCAACAGTGTCagcgaggaggagagagaggagataCAGACAGAGCTGGCCAAG TTAGAGGAAGAGATCTCCACCCTGAAGCAAGTCCTGGCAGCCAAGGAGAAACACCATGCTGAGCTGAAGCAGAAACTGGGCATAACCCCACTCGGCGAGCTCCGGCAGAACTTTTGTAGGAGCTGGTATGACATGCAGTCCTCCACGGC GTACCGGAAGACCTCGGAGACAATAAGCACAGCTGGGCAGAAGACTTCGGCGGCTTTGAGCAACTTGGGAACTGCAATTAGCAGAAAGTTTGGGGATATGAG GAACTCCCCCAGTTTCAGGTCTTTTGAGGAGAAGGTCGAAAGCACAGTTTCCTCTTTAAAG TCCAAGGTGGGAGGGGCCAATAGCGGGGGCAGCTTTGAGGAGGTGCTGTCCTCCACAGCGCACGCCAGCGCCCAGGAAACGCCCACCAACCACCACCCGCTGGAGAACAGCGAACGGACTTGCTAG
- the tpd52l1 gene encoding tumor protein D53 isoform X5: protein MENKQQGLLETEPLQEVDEDAVSEVDLSNSVSEEEREEIQTELAKLEEEISTLKQVLAAKEKHHAELKQKLGITPLGELRQNFCRSWYDMQSSTAYRKTSETISTAGQKTSAALSNLGTAISRKFGDMRNSPSFRSFEEKVESTVSSLKQSKVGGANSGGSFEEVLSSTAHASAQETPTNHHPLENSERTC, encoded by the exons GCCTGCTGGAGACGGAGCCGCTGCAGGAGGTGGATGAAGATGCCGTGTCAGAGGTGGACCTGAGCAACAGTGTCagcgaggaggagagagaggagataCAGACAGAGCTGGCCAAG TTAGAGGAAGAGATCTCCACCCTGAAGCAAGTCCTGGCAGCCAAGGAGAAACACCATGCTGAGCTGAAGCAGAAACTGGGCATAACCCCACTCGGCGAGCTCCGGCAGAACTTTTGTAGGAGCTGGTATGACATGCAGTCCTCCACGGC GTACCGGAAGACCTCGGAGACAATAAGCACAGCTGGGCAGAAGACTTCGGCGGCTTTGAGCAACTTGGGAACTGCAATTAGCAGAAAGTTTGGGGATATGAG GAACTCCCCCAGTTTCAGGTCTTTTGAGGAGAAGGTCGAAAGCACAGTTTCCTCTTTAAAG CAGTCCAAGGTGGGAGGGGCCAATAGCGGGGGCAGCTTTGAGGAGGTGCTGTCCTCCACAGCGCACGCCAGCGCCCAGGAAACGCCCACCAACCACCACCCGCTGGAGAACAGCGAACGGACTTGCTAG